One Cardiocondyla obscurior isolate alpha-2009 linkage group LG11, Cobs3.1, whole genome shotgun sequence DNA segment encodes these proteins:
- the M gene encoding LOW QUALITY PROTEIN: uncharacterized protein M (The sequence of the model RefSeq protein was modified relative to this genomic sequence to represent the inferred CDS: substituted 1 base at 1 genomic stop codon), with product MTANQRNLFNRIMIEKGERITRFTGGRTQVRDVTCKRLDRVFTSIGTSNNPGSPKRSLSILETGRADAVMRLNRAKTTSGVNEPRTALKSSRTGVSSXEAGTSRMPGVWKLLCTLIYMVVGLRSVSSNSDIWPLERPEGMPAIQSLEVMCGKDHMDVHLSFSQPFEGIVSSKGQHADPRCIYVPPSTGQTFFSFRIAYARCGTKPDMHGQFYENTVVVQYDKDLLEVWDEAKRLRCEWFNDYEKTASKPPMVIADLDVIQLDFRGDNVDCWMEIQHGKGPWAPPVSGIVPLGSTLTLVVAINDYRGEFDMRVKSCVASDGGGHTIQLSDEFGCVLRPKMISRFLKARGSDDRATVITYAFFHAFKFPDALSVHIKCKVEICRHGCLDHCQLSGSVAHYIQERKDQLRPQYIESTAASVVDNENNSADRDSEDADDNAEQGDGSLYDDVIQNGDEMASIGGHFLDVEKSIPKAQAQTSNRRAPAAIETQHDSEDNVDLSKPFIEPPRLNRYENEQDQFPHGPRNLEEGNGEVPATPLSAGVTRRKRSVTVTDRKARSADVGVSGIYEVISEADLAFSPDAHAEAVTVFQGRIREEVVYGICLPMPGFSALFIVVALSAVVSALVAGAMLHRLQAQRDVAAAGSRETSQAGVHASNNGWLPYGLLRVRCAMRPAHHPDELQKQQASGVSQVTADPSVERG from the exons ATGACCGCTAATCAGAGAAACCTTTTTAATAGGATAATGAttgaaaaaggagaaagaattACAAGATTCACTG GCGGTCGCACACAGGTGCGAGATGTTACCTGCAAAAGACTCGATCGCGTCTTTACATCGATCGGCACGTCCAATAATCCAGGCAGTCCGAAACGATCGTTGTCAATATTGGAAACTGGAAGAGCCGATGCAGTGATGCGTTTAAACCGGGCAAAAACGACCAGTGGAGTTAACGAGCCGCGAACAGCCTTGAAATCG AGCAGGACGGGTGTTTCGTCGTGAGAGGCTGGGACCTCCAGGATGCCAGGGGTGTGGAAGTTGCTATGTACGCTGATCTATATG GTGGTTGGCTTGAGGAGCGTCAGTAGCAATAGCGACATTTGGCCGCTAGAGAGGCCGGAGGGCATGCCGGCCATCCAGTCTTTGGAGGTGATGTGCGGAAAAGATCATATGGACGTCCATCTCTCATTCTCGCAACCCTTTGAGGGCATCGTCTCGTCCAAGGGCCAGCATGCGGATCCGCGTTGCATCTACGTGCCGCCGTCCACTGGCCAAACGTTCTTTTCCTTTCGGATAGCTTATGCCAG ATGTGGTACAAAACCAGACATGCACGGGCAGTTTTACGAGAATACCGTGGTGGTCCAGTACGATAAAGATTTACTCGAAGTTTGGGACGAGGCTAAGCGGCTGCGATGCGAGTGGTTTAACGATTACGAGAAGACCGCGTCGAAGCCGCCGATGGTCATCGCTGACCTCGACGTGATACAGCTGGACTTTAGAG GCGACAACGTGGACTGTTGGATGGAAATTCAACACGGCAAGGGTCCATGGGCGCCTCCCGTGTCCGGCATCGTGCCGCTTGGTTCCACTCTCACTTTGGTCGTTGCCATAAACGATTACCGAG GTGAGTTTGACATGCGGGTCAAGTCGTGCGTGGCCTCGGACGGTGGCGGTCACACGATACAGCTGAGCGACGAGTTCGGATGCGTGTTGCGACCGAAGATGATCAGCCGGTTCTTGAAGGCGCGGGGTTCAGACGATCGCGCGACCGTCATCACGTACGCCTTCTTCCACGCGTTTAAATTCCCGGACGCGTTAAGCGTTCACATCAAGTGCAAG GTGGAAATCTGCCGGCACGGTTGTCTGGACCATTGTCAATTGAGCGGCTCCGTAGCTCACTACATTCAGGAGAGAAAGGATCAATTGCGACCGCAGTACATTGAGAGCACGGCAGCCTCCGTCGTCGACAACGAGAACAATAGCGCGGATAGAGACAGCGAGGACGCGGATGACAATGCCGAGCAAGGGGACGGCTCTTTGTACGATGACGTTATCCAGAACGGCGATGAAATGGCATCCATCGGCGGGCACTTCTTGGACGTGGAAAAGTCGATCCCGAAAGCGCAGGCACAGACGAGTAATCGACGAGCGCCGGCGGCGATTGAAACGCAGCATGACAGCGAGGACAATGTCGATTTATCGAAGCCGTTCATA GAACCACCGCGACTGAACAGGTACGAAAACGAGCAGGATCAGTTCCCGCACGGGCCGCGAAATCTCGAGGAAGGGAACGGCGAggtgccggcgacgccgctTTCCGCCGGAGTCACCCGGCGGAAACGTTCGGTGACGGTGACAGACCGGAAAGCGCGTAGCGCAGACGTCGGCGTCAGTGGCATTTACGAAGTCATTTCCGAGGCGGACCTGGCGTTCAGTCCGGACGCGCACGCCGAGGCAGTAACAGTTTTCCAGGGTAGGATACGCGAGGAAGTCGTTTACGGAATTTGCCTGCCGATGCCGGGCTTCAGCGCGCTCTTCATCGTCGTTGCGCTCTCTGCCGTGGTTTCCGCCCTCGTCGCGGGCGCGATGCTGCACCGATTGCAAGCGCAGCGGGATGTCGCCGCCGCCGGCAGTAGAGAGACCAGCCAGGCCGGAGTGCATGCCAGTAATAACGGCTGGTTGCCTTACGGTTTGCTCCGCGTACGTTGCGCGATGCGACCAGCTCACCATCCCGATGAGCTGCAGAAGCAGCAGGCAAGCGGAGTCTCCCAGGTTACCGCGGACCCGTCGGTCGAGCGAGGCTGA